One Triticum dicoccoides isolate Atlit2015 ecotype Zavitan chromosome 5B, WEW_v2.0, whole genome shotgun sequence genomic window carries:
- the LOC119313038 gene encoding putative disease resistance protein RGA3 yields the protein MAAALGAAATLLGKVFTMLSAVPVAAYVDSLQLGHNSEQIKDKLLDTQGLLHNAQAQAEGSHNPGLHGLLEKLSRDADQAEDLLDEVHYFQIHDKLHGTSYATTQEAGHQALHACTALRHTLGSLVQCFSCSPTPKNKRDDSDAAAAVAGAPRHVTTTLGSLLHCFSCSPCTPNRNGGGDAASAAADAGLTNSNSASASADGDDMLHFDRVSVSSKIKSLLQAMQSHCDSVSNLLIGTIPSSSTPVVLRRPQTASMIIQNTLYGRRTIFEETVNRITTAIQTVSVLPIVGPGGIGKTTFTTHLYNDARTQEHFQVKVWVCVSTDFDVLKLTREILGCIPATEEEGSSSVANETANLDQLQKSIAERLKSKRFLIVLDDIWKCDSQDQWKTLLAPFTKGGAKGSMLLVTTRFPKVADMVKTVDPLELRGLESNDFFTFFETCIFGEEEKPKHYQDEFAGIARKIANKLKGSPLAAKTVGKLLHKHLSQEHWNGVLEKHQWLKQQDNDDIMPSLRISYNCLPFDLKKCFSCCGLFPEDHEFAASEINHFWVAIGIIGSGHPADRNYLEELVDSGFLMKKFGDHGDRFWYVMHDLMHELSKSVSAQECLNISGLDFRADAVPQSVRHLSINIEDRYDANFEEEMCKLRERIDIANLRTLMIFRRYEEERIAKILKDSFKEINSLRVLFIEVKSAQCFPYKFSKLIHLQYLKITSSYFRDNEMRLPSTLSRFYHLKFLDLDGWRGRSDLPEDFSHLENLHDFCARRELHTNIRNVGKMKHLQRLKEFHVKKESMGFELKELGALTELKGALIIRGLEHVATKEEVAAAKLLLKRNLKELELVWDKDQPTTDADHLDALQPHSNLRVLTVANYGGTVGPRWLCLDMWLTSLERLALEGVSWSTLPPFGKLPNLKGLKLKKFFGIHQFGPRCGGAPGKCFMRLKTIEFYEMPELAGWVVEPNCCSFPSLEEIICIDCPNLCVMPLSEVCCTNLRRLEVSGCLKMSLPSMPHTSTLTDLVVKRDGTLPSEKLLSYDGKKLVVSGYRGALASHNLDKVEDMTIGRCDGLFPEELDGSFVFSSVKSLKLDVSHFARKSSSSKVLNCFPAISVLMINGDGDHDYEECVMQFPASRSLQELTFEGCKGLVLVPVEKENAGGIQEDKSLLQSLRIWSCGKLFSQWPMGESETICPFPASLRILDVRHEASMKSMALISNLTSLTTLELHCCGNLTIDGFNLLITVNLEQLLATSYNALAADMLSEVASQRAKLLPAGYISRLKVLTMQGICGLLVAPICHLLAPALHRLTFIGDQGMESFTEEQEKALQLLTSLQSLSFLFCEGLQSLPQGLHRLSSLESLCVHACKGIRSLPKEGLPVSLRKLQMTEWRRSAEIVEQIVKIKRTNPDLYVF from the coding sequence ATGGCGGCGGCTCTCGGCGCGGCGGCCACGCTGCTCGGCAAGGTGTTCACGATGCTGTCCGCGGTCCCGGTGGCGGCATACGTGGACAGCCTTCAGCTCGGCCACAACTCGGAGCAGATCAAGGACAAGCTGCTGGACACGCAAGGCCTGCTGCACAACGCCCAGGCCCAGGCCGAGGGGAGCCACAACCCTGGCCTGCACGGGTTGCTGGAGAAGCTGAGCAGGGACGCCGACCAGGCAGAGGACTTGCTGGATGAGGTCCACTACTTTCAGATCCATGACAAGCTCCACGGCACCAGCTACGCCACCACCCAAGAGGCCGGCCATCAAGCTCTCCACGCCTGTACTGCTCTTCGCCACACCCTTGGCAGCTTGGTACAGTGCTTTTCTTGCTCGCCTACACCTAAGAACAAAAGGGATgatagtgatgctgctgctgctgttgccggTGCACCACGCCACGTCACCACCACCCTAGGCAGCTTGCTCCACTGCTTTTCTTGCTCCCCCTGTACACCCAACAGGAATGGTGGTGGTgatgctgcttctgctgctgctgatgCCGGCCTCACCAACTCCAACTCTGCTAGTGCTAGTGCTGATGGTGATGATATGCTGCATTTCGACAGAGTGTCCGTATCCAGCAAAATCAAGTCCCTGTTACAGGCCATGCAGTCCCACTGTGATTCCGTCTCCAATTTGCTCATCGGCACTATCCCAAGCAGCAGCACGCCAGTCGTCCTACGTCGGCCTCAGACTGCTTCCATGATTATACAAAATACGTTGTATGGCAGGAGAACCATTTTTGAGGAAACTGTCAACCGTATCACTACTGCCATACAGACTGTTTCTGTTCTTCCTATAGTTGGTCCTGGGGGTATTGGGAAGACAACTTTCACCACTCACCTCTACAATGATGCAAGGACTCAAGAACACTTCCAAGTCAAGGTCTGGGTATGTGTATCCACTGATTTCGATGTGCTTAAGCTCACCAGGGAGATCCTTGGCTGCATACCTGCAACTGAAGAAGAAGGAAGCAGCAGTGTTGCAAATGAAACAGCCAATTTAGACCAGCTTCAGAAATCCATAGCAGAACGTCTCAAGTCCAAGAGGTTTCTAATTGTCTTGGATGATATATGGAAATGTGACAGCCAGGATCAATGGAAAACCCTGTTAGCTCCGTTCACAAAGGGGGGAGCCAAAGGAAGCATGCTACTTGTCACAACTCGATTCCCAAAGGTAGCAGACATGGTGAAAACAGTTGATCCACTGGAGCTGCGAGGTTTGGAGTCTAATGACTTCTTCACATTCTTTGAAACATGTATATTTGGTGAAGAAGAAAAGCCCAAGCATTACCAAGATGAGTTTGCTGGTATTGCACGAAAAATTGCAAACAAGCTAAAGGGTTCCCCGCTAGCAGCCAAAACAGTTGGTAAGCTATTGCATAAGCACCTTTCTCAGGAACATTGGAATGGAGTTCTTGAAAAGCATCAGTGGCTAAAGCAGCAAgataatgatgatatcatgccatctTTAAGGATTAGTTACAATTGCCTCCCTTTTGATTTGAAGAAATGCTTTTCCTGTTGTGGCCTTTTCCCTGAAGATCATGAATTTGCTGCTTCAGAAATCAATCATTTCTGGGTTGCAATAGGCATCATAGGCTCTGGTCACCCAGCCGATAGGAATTACTTGGAAGAACTAGTGGACAGTGGTTTTCTCATGAAGAAATTCGGTGATCATGGTGATCGATTCTGGTATGTAATGCATGATTTAATGCATGAGCTATCTAAGAGTGTTTCTGCACAAGAATGCCTCAATATAAGTGGCTTAGATTTCAGAGCTGATGCCGTCCCACAATCTGTTCGGCACTTATCCATCAACATAGAAGACAGATATGATGCAAATTTTGAGGAAGAAATGTGTAAACTAAGGGAGAGGATAGACATTGCTAATCTGCGGACTTTGATGATTTTTAGAAGATATGAAGAAGAAAGAATTGCCAAGATTTTGAAAGATAGCTTCAAGGAAATAAATAGTCTGCGTGTCCTATTTATAGAGGTGAAGTCTGCACAATGTTTTCCATATAAGTTTTCAAAACTTATCCACCTCCAGTACCTCAAAATTACTTCATCTTATTTCCGTGACAATGAAATGAGGTTACCTAGTACACTGTCAAGATTTTATCACTTGAAATTCTTGGACCTAGATGGTTGGCGTGGTCGTTCTGATTTGCCTGAAGACTTTAGCCACCTTGAGAATTTACATGATTTCTGTGCTAGAAGAGAACTCCACACCAATATTCGCAATGTTGGAAAGATGAAGCATCTACAGAGGCTAAAAGAATTCCATGTTAAGAAGGAGAGCATGGGATTTGAACTGAAAGAACTTGGGGCATTGACAGAGCTCAAAGGAGCACTGATTATACGAGGTCTTGAACACGTGGCAACCAAGGAGGAAGTCGCTGCAGCCAAACTCCTGTTGAAAAGGAATCTCAAGGAGTTGGAATTAGTATGGGACAAAGATCAACCAACTACAGATGCTGATCATCTTGATGCTCTTCAACCACACTCTAATCTTAGAGTACTTACAGTTGCAAATTATGGTGGTACCGTTGGTCCTCGTTGGCTGTGTCTTGACATGTGGTTAACAAGCTTAGAGAGACTCGCTCTAGAAGGAGTATCTTGGAGCACCCTCCCACCTTTTGGGAAGCTACCAAATCTCAAGGGACTCAAACTGAAGAAATTTTTTGGAATTCATCAGTTTGGGCCTCGATGTGGTGGCGCTCCAGGCAAATGTTTTATGCGCTTGAAGACAATTGAGTTTTACGAGATGCCAGAACTTGCTGGATGGGTTGTGGAACCTAATTGTTGTTCCTTTCCAAGTCTTGAAGAAATCATATGCATCGATTGTCCCAATCTCTGTGTGATGCCCTTGTCGGAGGTATGCTGCACCAATTTGCGCAGACTTGAAGTTTCTGGGTGCCTCAAGATGTCTCTGCCCTCCATGCCTCACACCTCCACACTCACAGATTTGGTTGTCAAAAGAGATGGAACGTTGCCTTCAGAAAAGTTATTGTCTTATGATGGAAAGAAATTGGTTGTTAGTGGGTATCGCGGTGCTTTGGCCTCCCACAATCTGGATAAAGTAGAAGATATGACCATTGGAAGATGCGACGGTTTGTTCCCTGAAGAGTTGGATGGCAGTTTTGTCTTCAGTTCAGTTAAGAGTCTCAAATTAGATGTATCTCATTTTGccaggaaatcatcatcatcaaaagTGTTAAACTGTTTCCCAGCTATTTCTGTGTTGATGATAAATGGAGATGGAGACCATGACTATGAGGAATGTGTAATGCAGTTCCCAGCATCCCGCTCACTGCAGGAACTTACCTTCGAGGGCTGTAAGGGACTGGTTCTTGTGCCTGTGGAGAAAGAGAATGCAGGAGGAATTCAGGAGGACAAGTCATTGCTCCAATCATTAAGAATATGGAGCTGTGGAAAATTGTTCTCTCAGTGGCCCATGGGAGAATCAGAGACCATTTGCCCTTTCCCTGCTTCCCTGAGGATACTTGATGTTCGGCACGAGGCAAGCATGAAGTCAATGGCTCTGATCTCAAACCTCACGTCTCTCACCACTCTAGAGCTACACTGTTGCGGTAATTTAACAATAGACGGATTCAATCTTCTCATCACAGTCAACCTCGAACAACTGCTAGCTACCAGCTACAACGCCTTAGCAGCAGATATGCTCTCAGAGGTGGCCTCTCAGAGAGCCAAATTATTGCCTGCAGGTTACATCTCTAGATTGAAGGTACTCACCATGCAAGGCATCTGTGGATTGCTTGTTGCTCCTATTTGCCACCTTCTAGCCCCGGCCCTCCACAGACTTACATTCATAGGAGATCAGGGGATGGAAAGCTTCACAGAAGAGCAAGAGAAAGCTCTGCAGCTCCTCACCTCCCTCCAGTCACTATCATTTTTGTTCTGCGAGGGTCTGCAGTCTCTCCCTCAAGGGTTACATCGCCTTTCTTCTCTCGAGTCGCTATGTGTCCATGCGTGTAAAGGAATCCGATCGCTACCCAAGGAGGGCCTCCCTGTTTCGCTGAGAAAACTCCAGATGACAGAGTGGCGTCGCAGCGCTGAGATAGTGGAGCAAATTGTGAAAATCAAAAGAACCAACCCAGATTTATACGTCTTTTGA